AACCTGCTGCAAGCGGCTTCCGCTCAGGAGAAGAGCATCGCGGGCAGCACCCTCACCCTGGACACCAGCAGCTACCTGCCCGGCACCACGGTGGACTGGACCTTCACCGCCACCAACGCCAGCACGGACGTAGAGTGGCTCAGAGACGTGATCATCAGCTTCCCCGCCGGGGTCACCGTGAACAGCGCCACCAACTTCGTGGGCGGCAGCGGCGGCGACATGACCCCGGATGTGACCAGCGGCAACGGTGTGACCATCACCTGGCACGGTGAAACCTCCTACGGCTACGGTGTGATCAAAGGAGGCGAATCCGCTTCCGCCACGGTCAACGTGACCATCGGCGCAAGCTTCGGCGGCAACCTAACCCTGCCCTGGACCCTGAACGGTGATATCTACGGTTCCGAGCCTCACACCCTCTCCGGTTCCAATGTTCTGACCCAGGATTCCCCTCCCATTTCCTGGCTGAGCGTACAGCCTCTCAGTGGCAGTATCGCCGCGGGACAGAGCCAGACCATCACCGCCTACTTCTCAGCCGTCGGCATGGCAGTGGGCACCTATGAAGCGATGCTCACCATCCATTCCAACGATCCCGTCAATCCCACCCTGGACGTGAGCGCCACCATGGATGTCTGGGACGTAAGCCTGGCCCCCGAAATTGTGGTTTCGCCTCTGGCCCTGGATTTCGGCGGGGTTGAAGTCGGCACAACCAGTGTGCTGCAATTCACTGTGCAAAACACCGGCAACGCCCATTTGATGGGAACCATCAGCACTCCCTCCGGCTACAGCGTATCCCAGGCAGGAGCCAAAGGATTTGTGGCTGATGCCCAAAGTTCCGCCTCCCTTGCAGTCAAGCAAGCTCCCGGAGCCAGGTATGCCCAGGCTGAAGTTCGCAACACCCTCACCCTCAGCGTACCAGCTGGCGAAACCGTCACCTACAATCTGACCTTTGCCCCCACCGCCGCGCAAACCTATCCTGGCAACGTTGTCATCAGCAGCAATGACGAGGATGAGCCTACAGTGAACATCGCCCTGACTGGTAGCGGCTACCTCAATTTGGCTGCGCCTCAGGTGACGGTGCAAAAAAGCTCCGGCGGCGTGACCGTCTCTTGGGAGCCTGTGACCAACGCCAACTGCTATCACATCTACCGCGCCACAGATCCCTATGGTGATTACGGCACTCAGCCCTTCGCCACGGTCCTGGCCCCACAAACCAGTTGGGAAGACACGGAAGTTCTGCCCATGGCCTTCTACAAGGTTGTGGCGGCCTTTGAGGACCTTCCCGCCAAATAATAAACAAACCGCTTAGATATCGGCCCCGCTGTCCTCTCAGGATTGGCGGGGCCTTTCTTTTTATACCGGAGCCATAACTGCTTACTCACCGCAATATCCTGTCAGTCCGCACCCTTAGCGCCCGTGTCCATCCCTCTCCTATGCCTCCCG
This genomic interval from Candidatus Cloacimonadota bacterium contains the following:
- a CDS encoding choice-of-anchor D domain-containing protein — protein: NLLQAASAQEKSIAGSTLTLDTSSYLPGTTVDWTFTATNASTDVEWLRDVIISFPAGVTVNSATNFVGGSGGDMTPDVTSGNGVTITWHGETSYGYGVIKGGESASATVNVTIGASFGGNLTLPWTLNGDIYGSEPHTLSGSNVLTQDSPPISWLSVQPLSGSIAAGQSQTITAYFSAVGMAVGTYEAMLTIHSNDPVNPTLDVSATMDVWDVSLAPEIVVSPLALDFGGVEVGTTSVLQFTVQNTGNAHLMGTISTPSGYSVSQAGAKGFVADAQSSASLAVKQAPGARYAQAEVRNTLTLSVPAGETVTYNLTFAPTAAQTYPGNVVISSNDEDEPTVNIALTGSGYLNLAAPQVTVQKSSGGVTVSWEPVTNANCYHIYRATDPYGDYGTQPFATVLAPQTSWEDTEVLPMAFYKVVAAFEDLPAK